Genomic segment of Pseudomonas iranensis:
GTGAATCCCCTCTGCGCCAATCCTTCCCGATCACCGGAGAAAACGATCATGCAAGAACAGCCTCTGACGCTTAGACAACTGGCGATCGCCCCGATTGCCGCCAACGCTGCCATCGGCGACATGCCGCGTTTGCACGACGCACTCAATCGTGGTCTTGATGCTGGGCTGAGCATCAGCGAGACCAAGGAAATTCTGGTGCAGCTGTACGCCTACGCCGGCTTCCCGCGCAGCCTCAACGCCTTGTCCTTGCTGATGAAGGTTTTGCAGGAACGCGCTGCTCGGGGCATCGAAGACGTGCCGGGACGCGAGCCGGGTCCGGTTCCGTCGGGCTATGCGCTCACCGAACTCGGCACCGACAATCAGACCCGCCTGGTCGGCGCGCCAGTGTCCGGCCCACTGTTCGAATTCGCCCCGGCGATCGATCAGTTTCTGAAAGTGCACTTGTTCGGCGACATCTTCGCCCGCGACAACCTGGCATGGACGGATCGGGAACTGGCGACGGTTGGCGCGCTGGCGGCAATGGCTGGGGTGGAATCACAGCTGGAGTCGCATTTGAAGATCAGTCTGAATGTGGGATTGACGGTTGAGCAGTTGCGGCGAGTGGCGCAGGAGTTGGAGGCGCGTGGGGATTTTCAGGCTGCTGAGCGGGTGGGCGCGGGGCTGGGGAAATTGGGGGGCTGAAGTCGACGGGGATACCAGTACCATTATTTCTCACCAATGACTGAACCTGGTTGCTGCATCTCCAAGATCGCCGCCTTATTTTCACGAAGCGGCGGCTTGGGGCATGTTGAGCGCAAACCGTCTATGTGCTCCATCAAGCTATCGGGAATGCTCTGCCACATCGGATCGAGAATGAAGTCCACACCTTCTCGCCTTGCCATTTTTGCGGCTGGAACAAAGTCTGCGTCGCCTGCTATCAACACTATCTGATCGACCTGCTGTTTAAAGGACAGCGACGCGACATCAATGCCGATCCGCATATCGACACCTTTTTGACGGGTCTCAATACTGACGTCATTTTCCATAAGGTCAGTCATCTGGATTTTGCCTTTCAACAGCTCAGCGATTTTTGCGGGTTTGATGGTCCATCTGACATCCTTCGACAGATGTCCAAGTCGTAACGCCAGCTTACGTTTACTTCGCAGTCTGGAGTGCAGCTCTTTGCGAAATGCCGCCTCCCTGGACCTGGAAAAATCCACAGCTTTTTTGCTTATTGGGTTGTGCTGTTTGGTGTCCAGTGGGGGGCAATCATAAAAGAAGATACGGTAAAGCTCTTTCCTGGCTCGTTGTCGTAGCTCTCGAATGGGGCCCGTTGGACGGGTCAAGGTTTTATTGAGGAGGTGGGCGGTTGCCCATCGATGGACCAGATCGGCCGCGCGTTCAGCGTTGAAGGCGTTTTGAGGTTCGATTCGTCGAAAACGTTTGATGAAAAAGGCGCCATCGACTAACACCGCAGTGGGCATGTTTTTTACCTAAAAAAACGCCCAAGGGTTTGGCACGTTCTGGATGATTAGAACGGCGTACTGCCTTGGGCGGGATGGGAGCAGATTAGGTAGGAGTGACGGATACGTCAACAACACCTTTTTCGTCTGACCTGTTTGCACAAAGTCGAATGTGCCCAGCGCTTTCAACTCTCAGGTGGCGACGGGGAAACGATAAATTGCGGAGGGTAAGCGGGCAAGACAGCGACTTCCGTAAGATTTGTAGGCAAAAGCGCTGTGTCTCGTAGGCTCGGTTATCCGTGAGCGGGCGAGCGCGGTGTTGGGCAGAATCCGGGGGGGGGGGCACATAATGAGAGCGGCTCTGTTACGGCGATTCTCGTCTTCAGCGCTGGCGCCGACTCGCTCCCGGCGAGCTTCCCGTTATCCGCTTGAACGCACGACTGAACGCCGCTTGGGAGGTGTAGCCCAAGCGCTGCGCCACTTCTTCGATTGGCAGTCTTTCCAGGGTAAGCCACTGACTGGCCAGGCGCATGCGCAGTTCGGTGGCGTAGCGTAGCGGCGGGGTGCCGAGGGTGGTCTGGAAGCGTTCGGCGAAGACCGAGCGTGAGGTGTTGCACAGCGTTGCGAGTTCGGCGACGCTCCAGTCGCGCCCCGGTTGTTGGTGCAGGGCCAGCAAGGCCTGCGCCAGGCGTGGGTCGCGCAGCGCTGCGACGAGACCGGAGGCATTGCCGCAAGCGCATTCGACCCAGCCACGAACAATCATTGCCGCCACTACGTCGGCAAGGCGCGCGAGAATGCCGGCGAAGCCGATGCGCGCGGCGCTGACTTCGCGTTCCATGGTCGCGAGGATCGGCATCAGGCCCGGATAGCGCTGGCCGCCGGCGTCGATCAGCATAAGACCCGGCATCAGCCGACCGAGGCCTTGCAGGCTGCCGAGCTCGAACTCCATACAGCCACTGAAGAGCAGGGCGCTATCGGACGAATCGGCGCTGTGACCGACCTGCACCGCGCAGACCGTATCGCCGAGTGGCGCGGCGACGGCGCTGTCAATGTCCTGCACTTCAGCTCCGGCGTGTGACAGCAACTGGTGCGCGGCACCATGAGCAATGAATACCGCATTGCCTGCTGACAACTCGTACAGGCTGCCGTCCTCCAGTCGCAATACCGTCGATCCAGCGGCGACGAAGTGGAAATACGCATGGCCGGGCTTGTCGCTGAAACCCAGACCATACGGCGCACCGGCGTGGATCCGCCGATATTGCACGCCACGCAGACGCATGCTGCGCAGCAACTCGGTGATAAGGTCTGAGGACACAGAGAAGGAATCAATGCTGCTCATGTTCGGGGTTTCGATCAAAAGTTCAAGAGTGAGCATCATAGATCATCCGGTTTGCCGTCAATAGACTGCCCTCTCGAAATGTCTGAGGGAGTCTTGAAATGAATGAACGTGTAGGTGATGGGCGAACTGCAGGGGAGCCGCTGGTGCCTGCTTGGATGGCGGTGTTTTCGCTGGCGATGGGTGTGTTTGGTCTGCTCACGGCGGAATATCTGCCGGCCAGCCTGCTGACGCCGATGGCGCTCGATCTCGGCGTCAGCGAAGCGCTGGCAGGGCAAGCGGTGACGGTGACCGCGGTGGTCGCGCTGTTTGCCGGATTGCTGGTGCCCGGGTTGACGCGCAGCCTTGATCGGCGGCTGGTATTACTCGGCTTTTCGGCACTGATGATTGCTTCGAATCTGCTGGTGGCGCTGTCGTCCAGCCTCGCAGTGTTGCTGATCATGCGCATCCTTTTGGGCATAGCCCTCGGCGGATTCTGGAGCATGGCGGCGGCCGTGGCGATGCGCCTGGTGCCGGCGGCGCTGCTGCCCCGCGCGTTGTCGATTATCTTCAGCGGGATCGCCGTGGGGACCGTGGTGGCGGTGCCGTTGGGCAGCTATCTCGGCGGCCAGTTTGGCTGGCGCAGTGCGTTTTTCGCAGCTGCAGCGGTTGGCGTGGTGACGCTGGTCTTTCAGATGTTCACGCTACCCAGTCTGGCGCCGCATCGTCCGTCACGCCTGCGTACGGTGCTCGAGGTGTTGCTGCGACCGGGCATTGCCGTCGGCATGTTCGGCTGTGTATTGGTGCATACCGGCCATTTCGCGTTGTTCACCTACATCAGGCCATTTCTGGAAAGCACCATCGGCGTCGGCCCGCAGACCTTGGCACTGATGCTCCTTGGTTTCGGCGTGGCGAACTTTGTCGGTACGCTGTTCGCCGGTTGGCTGTTGCAGCGCAATCCAAGGGCAACACTGGTGCTGATGCCAGTGTTGGTGGGCGTTGCTGCTCTGGCGTTGGTCGGGTTACCGGCGTCGGTCACCGGGCAGGCGTTGCTCTTGGCGCTGTGGGGGATGGCCTTTGGTGGCGTGCCGGTCGCATGGTCGAACTGGGTGGCGCGCTCGATACCCGATCAGGCCGAAAGCGCAGGCGGCATGGTGGTCGCATCGGTGCAGTCGGCGATTGCCGCAGGCGCCGCCGCTGGCGGTTCGGTGTTCAGTTTCAGCGGTATCAATGGCGTGTTTGTAGCGGCTGGAATTCTGATGTTGCTGGCCGCGCTGCTGATTGCACTGAAGGTCAATGTCGATGTGCCAGAGCCGGGCTCAGCGGCTTTGCCAGTGCATTTGTGAGTTGATCAGGGCGGGGCGGTGGCGAAGCACTGAAGCCCCGCCGATTCCGTCTCTTCAACCGCGCTTCGGCAGTTTCCAGTTCGGTCGGATGAAGTGGCAGGTGTAGCCGTTCGGAATCCGCTCCAGGTAATCCTGATGCTCGGGTTCCGCTTCCCAGAACGGCCCCGCCGGTTCGATTTCCGTTACTACTCGACCCGGCCACAGCTTCGATGCATCGACGTCGGCGGCGGTGTCTTCAGCGACGGCACGCTGCTCTTCGTTGAGGTAGTAGATCGCCGAGCGGTAGCTCGGGCCAAGATCGTTGCCTTGACGGTTGGGCGTGCTCGGGTCGTGGATCTGGAAGAAGAACTCGAGGATCTGTCGGTAGCTGATCACGGCCGGATCAAACTCGATTTCGATGGCTTCGGCGTGGTTGCCGTGGTTGCGATAGGTCGCATTCGGCACATCGCCGCCGGTATAGCCGACGCGGGTGTTCAGCAC
This window contains:
- a CDS encoding NYN domain-containing protein encodes the protein MPTAVLVDGAFFIKRFRRIEPQNAFNAERAADLVHRWATAHLLNKTLTRPTGPIRELRQRARKELYRIFFYDCPPLDTKQHNPISKKAVDFSRSREAAFRKELHSRLRSKRKLALRLGHLSKDVRWTIKPAKIAELLKGKIQMTDLMENDVSIETRQKGVDMRIGIDVASLSFKQQVDQIVLIAGDADFVPAAKMARREGVDFILDPMWQSIPDSLMEHIDGLRSTCPKPPLRENKAAILEMQQPGSVIGEK
- a CDS encoding carboxymuconolactone decarboxylase family protein, with translation MNQKSLNQGRLLRIVALGCAVLASAACVNPLCANPSRSPEKTIMQEQPLTLRQLAIAPIAANAAIGDMPRLHDALNRGLDAGLSISETKEILVQLYAYAGFPRSLNALSLLMKVLQERAARGIEDVPGREPGPVPSGYALTELGTDNQTRLVGAPVSGPLFEFAPAIDQFLKVHLFGDIFARDNLAWTDRELATVGALAAMAGVESQLESHLKISLNVGLTVEQLRRVAQELEARGDFQAAERVGAGLGKLGG
- a CDS encoding cupin domain-containing protein gives rise to the protein MMLTLELLIETPNMSSIDSFSVSSDLITELLRSMRLRGVQYRRIHAGAPYGLGFSDKPGHAYFHFVAAGSTVLRLEDGSLYELSAGNAVFIAHGAAHQLLSHAGAEVQDIDSAVAAPLGDTVCAVQVGHSADSSDSALLFSGCMEFELGSLQGLGRLMPGLMLIDAGGQRYPGLMPILATMEREVSAARIGFAGILARLADVVAAMIVRGWVECACGNASGLVAALRDPRLAQALLALHQQPGRDWSVAELATLCNTSRSVFAERFQTTLGTPPLRYATELRMRLASQWLTLERLPIEEVAQRLGYTSQAAFSRAFKRITGSSPGASRRQR
- a CDS encoding MFS transporter, with protein sequence MNERVGDGRTAGEPLVPAWMAVFSLAMGVFGLLTAEYLPASLLTPMALDLGVSEALAGQAVTVTAVVALFAGLLVPGLTRSLDRRLVLLGFSALMIASNLLVALSSSLAVLLIMRILLGIALGGFWSMAAAVAMRLVPAALLPRALSIIFSGIAVGTVVAVPLGSYLGGQFGWRSAFFAAAAVGVVTLVFQMFTLPSLAPHRPSRLRTVLEVLLRPGIAVGMFGCVLVHTGHFALFTYIRPFLESTIGVGPQTLALMLLGFGVANFVGTLFAGWLLQRNPRATLVLMPVLVGVAALALVGLPASVTGQALLLALWGMAFGGVPVAWSNWVARSIPDQAESAGGMVVASVQSAIAAGAAAGGSVFSFSGINGVFVAAGILMLLAALLIALKVNVDVPEPGSAALPVHL
- the msrA gene encoding peptide-methionine (S)-S-oxide reductase MsrA, encoding MTTQTETAILAGGCFWGMQDLLRRYPGVLNTRVGYTGGDVPNATYRNHGNHAEAIEIEFDPAVISYRQILEFFFQIHDPSTPNRQGNDLGPSYRSAIYYLNEEQRAVAEDTAADVDASKLWPGRVVTEIEPAGPFWEAEPEHQDYLERIPNGYTCHFIRPNWKLPKRG